A portion of the Paenibacillus hamazuiensis genome contains these proteins:
- a CDS encoding ester cyclase has protein sequence MMKSTDQNNIEAVTAFIESLSQANLDRTEQFFSGQIEEAFPDRQYAVDEIMAQGEKVVARLVMTATHQGTFAGIAPTGRAVKTTQFREYRVTDGQVAEQFVWFDTGLLMMQLQAK, from the coding sequence ATGATGAAATCGACAGACCAAAACAATATCGAAGCCGTGACCGCGTTTATTGAATCGCTGAGCCAAGCGAATCTGGATCGGACGGAGCAATTTTTTTCCGGGCAAATCGAAGAGGCCTTTCCCGACCGGCAGTACGCGGTGGACGAGATTATGGCGCAAGGGGAAAAGGTCGTTGCCAGACTCGTGATGACCGCCACTCATCAGGGCACATTTGCCGGAATCGCGCCTACCGGCCGCGCTGTCAAGACAACCCAATTCCGCGAATATCGCGTAACGGACGGTCAGGTTGCGGAACAGTTCGTCTGGTTCGACACAGGGCTGCTTATGATGCAGCTTCAAGCGAAGTAA
- a CDS encoding ArsR/SmtB family transcription factor, producing the protein MDNEIFKALADPSRRTLLDYLHASDGRTLSNLCIPLHMTRFGVMKHLHILEEAGLVATRKIGREKLHYLNSVPIRQIYDRWVSKYAEPWAIGLTSLKNDLESETNMENKPRHVNRIAIKATPEQVWQAITDPVKTSKFWFNCAVRSDWEPGSAFELWGPEGKKRVEGSILGIDPPHKLVLSWQYLSFPEAAGDAPSRVTWEIAAHGDFAGVTLVTVVHEDFEQAMNSANILENGVPIILSGLKTLLETGSALT; encoded by the coding sequence ATGGATAACGAAATATTTAAAGCGCTGGCCGACCCGAGCCGCCGTACGCTGCTGGACTATCTTCACGCATCGGACGGGCGGACGCTGAGCAACCTGTGTATCCCTTTGCATATGACCAGGTTCGGCGTGATGAAGCACCTTCATATATTGGAGGAAGCCGGGCTCGTCGCAACGAGAAAAATCGGCAGGGAAAAACTGCATTATTTGAATTCAGTGCCGATACGCCAAATATACGACCGATGGGTCAGCAAATACGCCGAACCATGGGCCATCGGGTTAACATCGCTGAAAAACGATTTGGAGAGTGAGACGAATATGGAGAATAAACCTCGTCATGTCAACCGTATTGCCATCAAAGCGACTCCCGAACAAGTATGGCAGGCCATCACCGATCCGGTCAAAACCTCGAAGTTTTGGTTCAATTGCGCGGTCCGGTCCGATTGGGAACCGGGGTCCGCTTTCGAACTATGGGGCCCGGAGGGGAAAAAGCGGGTGGAAGGTTCGATTCTTGGCATCGACCCTCCGCATAAGCTCGTTTTGAGCTGGCAGTATTTGAGCTTCCCGGAAGCCGCCGGCGACGCACCTTCGCGTGTCACGTGGGAAATCGCCGCTCACGGCGACTTTGCCGGCGTCACCCTGGTTACCGTCGTACATGAGGATTTCGAGCAAGCCATGAATTCCGCGAATATATTGGAAAACGGCGTGCCGATTATTCTCTCGGGCCTCAAAACGCTGCTTGAAACCGGGTCCGCGCTTACTTAG
- a CDS encoding ABC transporter substrate-binding protein codes for MKKTIVLVMALILSIGTLLSACSSQGGGTEPAKEEGKTAKAAVNPPGQLPIVNEKTTLKVLMKGSASVEDFATNEFTKWLEQKTNIHIEWEVTPEKTATEKLNLVLSSGDYPDVIMGFGVSPTLMMIYGSQGVFLPLNDLIDKYGVEMKKMFADNAFYKDLITAPDGKIYALPQVNECYHCMFQQRMWVYKPWLDKLGLKMPETTEDFYEMLKAFKTKDPNGNGKADEIALSGSVQAGASHLFSTQMLDSFLMNAFIYDHGEKKLYLEGGKVTVPYNKPEWKEGLKYLRKLYAEGLIDPQALTQDNNQLKKLGENPDIAVLGASSGHNMGSLTQLGAASGRWKEYVAVPPLKGPSGFRNAAYHPYVVTNGQYIITKNAKNPELAFRLADFMFNSPDTTIRWYAGREGTEWRYAEKGEIGINGKPAIWKQLTPWGGVQNVNWGQTGPGYRSSDFRLGEVANPEQPLEIILYNETKQKMEPYKMPIEKVMPPVFFTADQASEIADLEKTILDHVKEMMARFITGDTDIDKNWDSYVKNLDNMNLKRYLEIYQQAYDAMKKK; via the coding sequence TTGAAAAAAACGATCGTGCTCGTCATGGCGCTCATTTTAAGTATCGGGACGCTGCTCAGCGCGTGTTCTTCGCAAGGGGGCGGAACGGAGCCGGCCAAGGAGGAAGGGAAAACGGCGAAAGCCGCCGTCAATCCGCCGGGCCAGCTGCCTATCGTGAACGAAAAAACGACGCTGAAGGTGCTGATGAAGGGCAGCGCGAGCGTCGAGGATTTTGCGACGAACGAATTTACGAAATGGCTGGAGCAGAAAACGAACATTCATATCGAATGGGAGGTGACGCCGGAAAAGACGGCGACGGAAAAGCTCAATCTCGTGCTCTCCAGCGGCGACTATCCGGACGTGATTATGGGCTTCGGCGTATCGCCGACGCTGATGATGATTTACGGCAGCCAGGGCGTCTTCCTGCCGCTGAACGATTTGATCGACAAATACGGCGTGGAAATGAAGAAGATGTTCGCCGACAACGCCTTCTACAAAGATTTGATCACCGCGCCGGACGGTAAAATTTACGCGCTGCCGCAGGTGAACGAATGCTACCACTGCATGTTCCAGCAAAGAATGTGGGTCTACAAACCGTGGCTCGACAAGCTCGGACTGAAAATGCCGGAAACGACCGAGGACTTTTATGAAATGCTGAAGGCGTTTAAAACGAAAGACCCGAACGGCAACGGCAAAGCCGACGAAATCGCGCTGTCCGGTTCGGTGCAGGCGGGTGCGAGCCACCTGTTCTCGACGCAGATGCTCGATTCGTTTTTGATGAACGCGTTTATTTACGATCACGGGGAAAAGAAGCTGTATCTCGAGGGCGGCAAGGTGACCGTGCCCTACAACAAGCCGGAATGGAAGGAAGGCCTCAAATATTTGCGCAAGCTGTATGCCGAAGGGTTGATCGATCCTCAGGCGCTCACGCAGGATAACAACCAGCTGAAAAAGCTCGGCGAAAATCCCGACATCGCCGTGCTGGGCGCTTCTTCCGGCCATAACATGGGCTCGCTGACCCAGCTCGGAGCGGCGAGCGGCCGCTGGAAGGAATATGTGGCCGTGCCGCCTTTGAAGGGACCGTCAGGCTTCCGGAATGCCGCATATCATCCGTACGTGGTTACCAACGGGCAGTACATCATTACGAAAAACGCGAAAAATCCGGAGCTCGCCTTTCGTCTCGCCGACTTCATGTTCAACTCCCCGGATACGACGATCCGCTGGTATGCCGGCCGCGAAGGCACCGAATGGCGTTATGCGGAAAAAGGCGAGATCGGCATCAACGGCAAGCCGGCGATCTGGAAGCAGCTGACGCCGTGGGGCGGCGTGCAAAACGTCAACTGGGGCCAAACCGGGCCGGGCTACCGTTCCAGCGATTTCCGTTTGGGCGAGGTGGCGAATCCCGAGCAGCCGCTGGAGATCATTTTGTACAACGAGACGAAGCAGAAGATGGAGCCGTACAAAATGCCGATTGAAAAAGTGATGCCGCCGGTCTTCTTCACGGCCGACCAGGCTTCGGAAATCGCCGATCTGGAGAAGACGATCCTCGATCATGTCAAGGAGATGATGGCCCGTTTTATCACCGGAGATACGGATATCGACAAAAACTGGGATTCCTACGTGAAAAATCTCGACAACATGAATCTGAAGCGGTATTTGGAAATTTATCAGCAGGCGTACGACGCAATGAAGAAGAAATAA
- a CDS encoding NADPH-dependent FMN reductase — MKIALIAGSNRKDAVSTTLLRYIESQLKSQNIPVTFVDLYELQLPLFTPDNWDFHPNARRLLEAVQGADGLVLASPEYHGSISGVLKNALDYMNPELVSGKTVLSVSAAGGPVGVSSLTHLQTIVRNLHGVNSPEWISIGAGYNSFGPDGAPADEGMKQRVASAVRKFIELTGKLASEVAAAQ; from the coding sequence ATGAAAATCGCATTGATCGCAGGAAGCAACCGCAAGGACGCTGTAAGCACAACTCTTCTTCGCTATATCGAATCCCAGCTGAAATCCCAAAACATCCCGGTCACTTTCGTCGATCTGTACGAGCTGCAGCTGCCGCTCTTTACTCCCGACAACTGGGACTTTCACCCGAACGCCCGGCGTTTGCTCGAAGCGGTTCAAGGCGCGGACGGCCTCGTTCTCGCAAGCCCGGAATATCACGGCTCCATTTCGGGAGTGCTGAAAAACGCGCTCGATTACATGAATCCGGAGCTGGTTTCGGGCAAGACGGTGCTTTCCGTCAGCGCTGCCGGCGGCCCGGTAGGTGTCAGCTCGCTTACGCACCTGCAAACCATCGTGCGCAACCTGCATGGGGTCAACAGCCCGGAATGGATTTCTATCGGAGCCGGGTACAACAGCTTCGGTCCGGATGGAGCCCCGGCGGACGAAGGGATGAAGCAGAGAGTCGCGAGCGCGGTCCGAAAGTTTATCGAACTGACCGGGAAACTCGCGTCCGAAGTCGCGGCCGCACAGTGA
- a CDS encoding ester cyclase: protein MMKTIEQNNIETVTAFIEAFWNENDPDSTERFLSDDYQELAYRSKEGLKQFAKTILGAFPDKRYTVEEIVAQGEKVLVRMTVKGTNTGMFFGNPPTGKMMEVTLYRQYRVADGKIVEHRGWIDMATMFRQLQGQ from the coding sequence ATGATGAAAACGATCGAGCAAAACAATATCGAAACGGTGACCGCCTTTATCGAAGCTTTCTGGAATGAAAACGATCCGGACAGCACGGAACGTTTTTTGTCCGACGACTATCAGGAGCTCGCTTACCGATCCAAGGAAGGTCTGAAGCAATTCGCCAAAACGATCCTGGGAGCATTTCCCGATAAGCGCTACACAGTCGAGGAGATCGTGGCCCAAGGAGAAAAGGTGCTCGTGCGCATGACGGTGAAAGGCACCAATACGGGAATGTTTTTCGGCAACCCGCCGACGGGAAAAATGATGGAGGTCACTTTGTATCGCCAATACCGCGTAGCGGACGGCAAAATTGTCGAGCATCGCGGCTGGATCGATATGGCGACGATGTTCCGCCAGCTCCAGGGCCAGTAA
- a CDS encoding alpha-L-fucosidase, whose product MTNETAQNEILAHDRKMAWWREAKFGMFIHWGLYALPAGVWNGQEVPGIGEWIMKRARVPIAEYSQLAAQFNPVKFNAREWVELAVSAGMKYIVITAKHHDGFCMYHSKVSSYNIVDATPFGRDPMKELAEACAEAGIKLCFYYSQTQDWYEKDAVGNDWDFPNAEEKNFAAYLENKVKPQVRELLTQYGPIGLIWFDTPMTMTGEQSAELVELVKSIQPDCIVNGRVGNGRGDYICLGDNETPAKSLHVDWETCATLNHTWGFKTNDHHWKDPETVIRLLTDIVGKGGTYLLNVGPTAEGVIPEPSVNVLKRVGSWLKANEEAIRGTKPNPFETEFEWGTLTLKPGKVYAHLYEWPAKGAFKLYGLKNTVRKACMLAEPERELAFEQMYDTGAGTFALQVKLSDQPPKGVAVLALDIDGDVQADNTLMQQASGSIILEAHRANLHTSETSTLILSRAGVLTGWSDAGDWVSWQFKVIAPGRFRIDLLSMAEKAREAMGETAGRWEGGHELAIEVAGQELRCTVEEKERIVTSRSLYFHRVRSECGTVRFDAPGTYTLSVKPQKLVCDMELGLKLVSVVLRPE is encoded by the coding sequence ATGACAAACGAAACGGCGCAAAACGAAATTTTGGCTCACGACCGGAAAATGGCATGGTGGAGAGAAGCGAAATTCGGCATGTTCATTCATTGGGGGCTGTACGCGCTTCCGGCCGGCGTATGGAACGGGCAGGAGGTGCCCGGCATCGGCGAATGGATCATGAAGCGGGCGCGCGTGCCGATTGCCGAATATTCGCAGCTCGCCGCGCAGTTTAACCCGGTGAAATTCAACGCACGCGAATGGGTGGAGCTCGCCGTGAGCGCCGGGATGAAATATATCGTCATTACGGCGAAGCATCATGACGGCTTTTGCATGTACCACTCCAAGGTGTCGTCTTACAACATCGTGGATGCGACCCCGTTCGGGCGGGACCCGATGAAGGAGCTTGCCGAGGCGTGCGCCGAGGCTGGGATCAAGCTGTGCTTCTACTACTCGCAAACCCAGGATTGGTATGAAAAGGACGCCGTCGGCAACGATTGGGACTTCCCGAACGCGGAGGAGAAAAACTTCGCGGCGTATCTGGAAAACAAAGTGAAGCCTCAGGTGCGGGAGCTGCTGACGCAGTACGGGCCGATCGGCCTGATCTGGTTCGATACGCCGATGACGATGACCGGCGAGCAAAGCGCCGAGCTGGTCGAGCTCGTGAAAAGCATTCAGCCGGACTGCATCGTGAACGGCCGTGTCGGCAACGGCCGCGGCGATTACATCTGCCTCGGCGACAACGAAACGCCGGCCAAATCGCTGCATGTGGACTGGGAGACGTGCGCGACGCTGAACCATACGTGGGGGTTCAAAACGAACGACCACCACTGGAAAGACCCGGAAACGGTCATCCGGCTGCTGACGGATATCGTCGGCAAAGGCGGCACTTATCTGCTTAACGTAGGTCCCACCGCCGAGGGTGTCATTCCGGAGCCGAGCGTAAACGTGCTGAAGCGGGTCGGCAGCTGGCTGAAGGCAAACGAAGAAGCGATCCGCGGCACGAAGCCGAATCCGTTCGAAACCGAGTTCGAATGGGGCACGTTGACGCTGAAACCGGGGAAGGTGTACGCGCATCTGTACGAATGGCCGGCGAAGGGGGCGTTTAAGTTATACGGGTTGAAAAACACGGTGCGCAAAGCCTGCATGCTGGCCGAACCGGAGCGGGAGCTGGCTTTCGAGCAGATGTACGATACGGGCGCGGGCACGTTTGCGCTTCAGGTAAAGCTGTCGGATCAGCCGCCGAAAGGCGTCGCTGTGCTGGCGCTGGACATCGACGGGGACGTGCAGGCCGATAACACGCTGATGCAGCAGGCAAGCGGCAGCATTATTTTGGAGGCGCACCGGGCGAACCTGCATACGTCGGAAACTTCGACGCTGATCTTGTCGCGGGCCGGGGTGCTCACGGGGTGGTCCGACGCAGGCGATTGGGTCAGCTGGCAGTTCAAGGTGATCGCGCCGGGCCGCTTCCGCATCGACCTGCTCAGCATGGCCGAGAAAGCGCGCGAGGCGATGGGCGAAACGGCAGGCCGCTGGGAAGGCGGGCACGAGCTGGCGATCGAGGTCGCCGGCCAGGAGCTCCGCTGCACGGTGGAGGAGAAGGAGCGGATCGTCACCTCCCGCTCGCTGTACTTCCACCGCGTCCGCTCCGAATGCGGCACGGTCCGCTTCGATGCGCCGGGCACTTACACGTTAAGCGTCAAACCGCAAAAGCTGGTCTGCGATATGGAGCTGGGACTGAAGCTCGTATCCGTTGTTTTGCGGCCTGAATAA
- a CDS encoding carbohydrate ABC transporter permease, translating into MEHSAIRESRGDRLFTVFNYVLLSLFLVTILYPLIYVASASISNSEAVVSGKVWLWPVDPTLEGYTTVFRHKLIGSGFMNSIYYTAAGTAINVVMTILAAYPLSRKDFYGKNAFMFLFVFTMMFSGGLIPTYLLVKDLGLLNTTWSMLLPGALGVWNMIITRTYFQTTIPDELLEASQLDGCTDFQFVWRIVIPLSGPIIAVITLFYAVGHWNSFFNALIYLKDQKLYPLQLVLRDILVQNDVDMNMLADVQEVAKREGLRELLKYSLIVVATVPLLVVYPFVQKYFVKGIMIGSLKG; encoded by the coding sequence ATGGAGCATTCGGCGATCCGGGAGTCGCGGGGAGACCGCCTGTTTACCGTGTTCAACTATGTGCTGTTGTCGCTGTTTTTGGTGACGATTCTTTATCCTTTGATTTATGTTGCAAGCGCTTCAATCAGCAACTCCGAAGCCGTCGTCTCCGGCAAGGTGTGGCTGTGGCCGGTGGATCCGACCCTCGAAGGCTACACCACCGTGTTCCGGCACAAGCTGATCGGCAGCGGCTTCATGAACTCGATCTATTACACCGCAGCCGGCACCGCAATTAATGTGGTCATGACCATATTGGCCGCTTACCCTTTGTCGAGAAAAGACTTTTACGGCAAAAACGCGTTTATGTTCCTGTTCGTATTTACGATGATGTTTTCCGGCGGCCTCATCCCGACTTACCTGCTGGTCAAGGACCTCGGGCTGCTCAACACGACGTGGTCGATGCTGCTCCCGGGCGCCCTGGGGGTATGGAATATGATCATCACGCGGACGTATTTTCAAACGACGATTCCCGACGAGCTGCTGGAGGCGTCGCAGCTCGACGGCTGCACCGATTTTCAGTTCGTCTGGAGGATCGTCATCCCGCTCTCCGGGCCGATTATCGCCGTCATTACGCTGTTTTATGCGGTCGGCCACTGGAATTCCTTTTTCAATGCGCTCATTTATTTAAAAGATCAGAAGCTGTACCCGCTGCAGCTCGTGCTCCGGGATATTCTCGTGCAAAACGACGTGGACATGAACATGCTGGCCGACGTCCAGGAGGTCGCCAAAAGGGAAGGGCTGCGCGAGCTGCTCAAATATTCGCTGATCGTCGTGGCTACGGTGCCGCTGCTCGTTGTCTACCCGTTTGTCCAGAAATATTTCGTGAAAGGCATCATGATCGGCTCGCTGAAGGGGTAG